One uncultured Carboxylicivirga sp. genomic window, TCTTTTTCTCCTTTCCAATTCTGATTCTCCTGATTCTCCCATATACCATAAGTTTTAAATGGTTTGTCAAACTGAATGATGAAGTAGTTTTTGAAATTCTTCTGAAGTCCTCGTCCATTATGAACATAGCCAAGAATCATTTGCTTCTCAGGCAAAATCTTAACCATACTTTTTCCTGTATATCCATCTAATGTAAGAAAGGATGATTGACCAGCAGGAAAAGTGAAACGCAGATGAGCTCCTCGTTCAACAGGAGCCATCTCGGTGATTATATCATTATCAAGCTTTACTTTGTAATAATGTGGCTTAGCTATTTCATTATCATGTGAAAAAGATGCTGCCCGACCATATTGATTCAATTCCAACGAACCTGTTTCAGGCATCAATGAAAATACAGCATAATCATTGGTCCATGAACTACATTGATGAGCTTGTTGAAATCCCCGAATAGAATCCTTAAAAAACTGGTATTTCCATCCATCTCCGTTAACACCTGTTTGAGGTGTCCAGGTATGCATTGCAAAAGGCATTGCAGCTGTTGGATAAGTATTTCCTCTTGTTAACTCAAAACTCGAATTGGTCCCTTGTAATGTATTAACATATTGAACCAAATCGGGTTTCTTTTTAGCAAAAGAATCACACTCCCAAACAAAAAATAAAACAACTGCTATGAAGAACTTTACATTCATGTAATCTTAGAATTATCTAATACTTACTTATTTGAAAATGAATAAGGGAATGCTGATTTCTTAGAACCTCTTTTTTGATTCGGATCTTTTGTCATTTCGAATTCAATCGCTGCTCCATTCATCAAATCTTCGTACTTCAAATAGTTTTTATCGTACGCCTTACCATTCATCATCATCTTATTGATGTACACATTATCTTTTCCGTTTTCAGGAGCTTTTATTTCAATTGTTTTACCATTCTCAAGTGTTACTGTAATATTTTTGAATAATGGAGCACCCAAAACATATTCATCCACAGCTGGTGTTACAGGATAAAATCCCATTGAGCTGAAAACATACCATGCCGAAGTCTGACCGTTATCTTCATCACCACAATATCCATCTGCATTAGGGTTGTACAAGCGATCCATCACCTGACGAACCCAATATTGAGTTTTCCATGGTTGTCCGGCAAAATCGTACAGGTAAATCATGTGCTGAATAGGCTGATTACCATGAGCATAATTACCCATGTTCATAATCTGCATTTCTCTTATCTCATGAATAACACCACCATAATATGAATCATCAAAGACCGGCGGAACGACAAAAACTGAATCCAACATTTTAACAAAGTCTTCTTTTCCACCCATCAGATCAATCAAGCCCTGAACGTCATGAAAAACAGACCAGGTATAGTGCCAGCTATTTCCTTCGGTAAATGCATCACCCCATTTAAAAGGACTAAAAGGAGACTGAAAGGTTCCATCTTCGTTACGGCCTCGCATCAGTTTGCTTTCTTTGTCAAACACATTTTTATAGTTCATACTGCGTTTGGCATATATCTCAATCTCACTTTCGGGCTTACCCAATGATTTACCCAGTTGATAAATACAGTAATCGGCAAAAGCATATTCAAGTGTACGGGCTACATTTTCGTTTACGCCCACATTATAAGGAACATACCCCAGTTTGTTATAATATTCTGCACCAAATCGACCAACTGAATGCAAAGGCCCAACACTCTGTGTATTTTTCACAACAGCATCCCATAAGGCATCAATATCATAACCTCTACCACCCTTTAACCAGGCATCAGCAACAATAGTAGCTGAGTTGGAACCAATCATACAATCGCGATGTCCGGGACTTGCCCACTCCGGCAACCATCCGCTTTCTTTGTATGTATTCGCCAATCCCTCCTGAATTTTCTCATTGAGTGAAGGATACATCAGATTAAAAAATGGAAAGACGGCCCGGAAAGTATCCCAGAATCCATTATCGGTAAACATATAACCAGGCAATACCTTACCATTATAAGGGCTGTAATGTACTACCTTGCCGTCTTTATCAAACTCGTAAAACTTACGAGGGAATAACAAAACTCTATATAAACATGAATAAAAGGTTCTGATTTGCTGCTCACTACCACCATCTACCTTGATACGTGACAATTCCTCATTCCATACTTTCTCTCCTGCTGATTTCAACTCATCAAAACTGTTATTACCCAACTCTTTCAGGTTTAACTCCGCTTGTTCAAAACTGATAAACGAAGAAGCAACTTTGGCATGAACCTGTTCACCTTTTGCTGTTTTGAATCGGATAGCAGCACCTACATGATAATCTTTTAATTCCTTAACTTCCGGAACCAGCTGATCTTTACTCCAAACATCACTTGTTTCAAATGCTTTATCGAACTCTACTACGAAATAGTTCTTGAAATTCTCGGGCACTCCACCACTATTGCGTGTGGTGTAACCAATAATCTTTTTCTCTTCAGGAATAAGTTTTATATATGATCCGTGATCGAAAGCATCAATCAATACATAAGACTGATCATTTTCCGGAAATGTAAAACGAAACATTGCCGCACGCTCAGTGGGTGTTATCTCAGTTGTTACATCATAATCGGCTAGATAAACCTTATAATAATGAGGTTTAGCTGTTTCGGCTTTATGCGAAAACCAACTCTCCCTGTCATCACCCTTTATTTTCAGATCTCCTGTTAACGGGAAAAGTGAAAACTGCCCATAATCATTAATCCAGGGGCTGGGTTGATGGGTTTGTTTAAACCCTCTTATCTTATAGGCATCATAGTTATAAACCCAACCATCTCCTATTCGCGAAGTCTGTGGAGTCCAGAAATTCATTCCCCAAGGCAATGCGATTGCAGGGTAAGTATTTCCAGCCGATAATTTAAACTCCGAATCGGTACCCATTAATGTGTTAACAAAATCTACAGGAGCATAATCCTGTGCCTTTACTCCGAATACGGATATATTAATAATCAGTAATAAAAGTGCGATTGATCTTTTTACCATTATTGACAAATTGTTTAAATAGCTGATTTTACAATGTGTTTTCATCTTTAATAAAACTTTAAGGGGATTTTTACTCATTCTAAAAGTTCAGAAAAAACCTATTCATTGTAAAATAAATATTAGAAATCAATCATTATCCCACCCTTAGATTTTAATAGATACCTCTTAATTCTTAGTAATGAATTTGAATGAGTAAATAACACCTTCAAATTGTAATAAAAACAACCTGTTAATCTCAATTTTACAATTTAATAGATGAAGAAATTATACTTACTATTTACATTCATAGTGATCAGTTTTTCAGTAATGGCACAAGGTGTTTTCACTAATCCCCTTTCACCTAATAGTCAGGCTGATCCGTATGTAACCTATTACGAAGGTTTTTATTACTACACATACACAACCGGTGATCATGTAGAAATCAGAAAATCAGCTACTCTTGAAGGAATTACAGCTGCACAGCCTGTTGCAGCCTGGAAATCATGGGAAGAACCTGCCATGAACGGACCTTGCTGGGCTCCCGAGTTACATCATATTAATGGCAAATGGTACATATACACAACAGGTATTGTTCCCGGGACTGACCAAATGAGGGTAATTGTTCTGGAAGGTGATAATCCACAGGGTACATTTAGCTATAAAGCCAATCTTGCAGGTGGAATAGATGCAACAATATTAAAACATCCTGATGGTGGTTTATATATGATTTGGATGCGCCACGAAGGAACCTCCTTAACAAATATTTCCATTGCTCCAATGAATAGTCCCACTTCATTGGCAGGTGAATGGACTCAAATTTCGTGGCCAAATATTGACCACTGGTATGACTGGGAAAAACGGGATCAGAACTGTAACGAAGGTCCTCAAATAATTCAGCGAAACGGTAAAATATTTCTTATTTATTCGGCTAGTGCCAGCTGGACGCAATGGTATTGTCTGGGTATGTTTACATGCAGCGATGGTAATGTTATGAATGCATCATCATGGGTTAAATCACCTGAACCTGTATTTCAAAAATCCGATGCCAATGGAGTTTATGGTGTAGGGCATGCTTCATTAACTATCTCTCCTGATGGTAAGGAAGACTGGATCTGTTATCACGGCATGAGTACTCCCAATGCAGGCTGGGAAGGTCGCGAACCACGCATTCAACGTTTTACATGGAATTACGATGGCACACCTAATTTTGGCATCCCGGTGGCGAACGGTGTACCTATTGCAGTACCCGCCAATGGCAGGTTTGTAAAGTTAGAATCAGCAAGTAACCCGGGATATTTTGTACGTCATATGAGTTCGAGAGGACGAATTGATGCAGAGATCTCTATCCTCCCTGATTGCCAGTTCAAGATTGTTCAGGGATTGGCTGATGAGAATTCTGTTTCAATTGAAGCATCAAATTTCCCGGGCAATTATCTTCGTCATCGAAATGGTGAAATATGGATGGATGCGAACGATAATTCAACACTTTTTAAAAATGATGCTACCTGGCATCTTCGTTCTGGTCTTTCTGATGATGAAGGAATCAGTTTTGAATCATTCAACTTCCCGGGAAGATATATTATTCAAAGAAATTCGTTGCTCTACAATGAAGATCCTAATACTAACCTTAACGATGCTACCTTCTTTGATATTACAACATCGGTTAATGGTGGATTGAATATCGGCAATGACCTTTTTATAGAAGCAGAAAATTACTCATTATCAAATGGTGTTGTAAAAGAAACATGTAGTGAAGGAGGATTAAACATTACTCTTAATTCATACAAATACACGAGATATGAAGTTTTCATTCCTAAATCTGGTGAATATCAGGTTGAAGTGCGAGTAGCAAGTGATCAAAACGATTGTGTATTAAATATGATGAATGAAAGTGGTTCTCAACTTTATTGTGATTTCACGATTAATTCAACCGGAGGATTGCAAAACTACAACTCTGTTACAGCAAATGTAAATCTGCAAGAAGGGCTTCAAACATTCACCTTTATTACCAGTACAGGAGGTATCAATATCAACTGGATCAAGCTCACTGAGAATCCAATCAGCACTGGAATTAATGAATCTGAATTACCAAACACTGATGATGAATTGATTAAATTATATCCCAATCCAACGGATAATTTCGTTACGATTGAAACCGACAGTCCTTTAAATATTACCATTTTTGATATCAACGGACAAGTTGTAAAACAGATTCATATTAATAAGACTCAAAAGGTTGATCTATCCTACTTAAGCCAAGGAATTTATTTTGTTATGGCTGAAAATCAAACTAAAAGAAGCACACATAAATTAATCATCAATTAATAAATACCCTATCCCTAATGAGAAAGCTACTCTTATTGATCTTTTCAATTGCCATTTTATATGGATGCACTGATAACAAGCAAAAGTCACCCAACATTATTTTAATTTTTATTGATGATATGGGTTGGGCTGATTTATCCTGCTTTGGCAATTTGGATGCTCAAACCCCAAACATTGACAAACTTGCATCAAAAGGCATTTGTTTTGATCAGTTTTATGTCAATTCTCCTATATGTTCACCTTCACGTGTAGCCATATCAACCGGCACATATCCACAACGATGGAACATTACTTCATTTCTGGCTGAAAGCAATTATAACAAGCAGCGGGGCCTTGCCAACTGGCTTGATCCGTCAGCACCAATGCTGGCACGCAGTTTAAAAAACGCCGGATACACAACCGGACATTTTGGCAAATGGCACATGGGTGGGCAACGCGATGTTGCAGATGCTCCAACCATTGATCAGTACGGCTTTGATCAATCGCTCACCAATTTCGAAGGGATGGGAGCCAAATTACTTCCTTTAACTAAAGATGAAACAGGTACTGTTGGTAAAATCTGGCAGGATGCTGAGAGATTAGGTACACCATTTACGTGGATGCAAAGATCGGAGATTACGAGTGGTTTTATCAATTCTGCTATCGCATTTATGGATGATGCTTTTAAAAACGATAAACCATTTTATGTGAATATCTGGCCTGATGATGTACACAGTCCCTACTGGCCACCATACGAAGAATACGGAGTAGCAAAAGAAGCCGGAAAAAGAGGATTATATCTGGCAGTACTTGAAGCGATGGACAAACAATTCGGACAACTATTTGATTACATCCAAAGCAACGATGAATTAAAAAACAACACACTTATTTTATTGTGTTCTGATAACGGACCCGAACTGGGTGCTGGTCAGGCTGGCAATCTAAAAGGGTATAAAACTCATTTATACGAAGGAGGCATACGCTCTTCTTTAATTGCCTGGGGACCTTCATTTATTTCAAAAGAAGCTGAAGGTACACGGAATCAATCATCATGTTTCTCGGCCATTGACATAACTCCATCGTTACTGGAGTTTGCTGATGTAGCCAACACTAAGCAAAACTACGATGGCGAAAGTATGATTCAAACCATTCTTGGAAAAAGTAATCAATCACGACAAGCTCCTATCTTTTACAGTCGCCCGCCAGACCGGAAGAACTATTACAACTTTGAAAACCTTCCTGATTTAGCTATGCGCGATGGAGATTGGAAACTTTTATGCGACTATGACGGAAGCAGACCTGAATTATACAACATTGTAAATGATCCATCTGAATCCACAAATCTTGCTGTTGATAATCCTGAGAAAGTTGAACAGATGGCACAAATGGTGGTGAGTTGGTATCGATCCATGCCTGTACTGAATGATACGATTAAATAATCCTTATTAATAAGGATATAAAAAAAGCAGTTTACCTTTATTCAAATTGAGGTAAACAGCTTTTTAATTTTATTGGTATTATAACTTGAACGAATACAAGTTCTAATTCTTAAGTATTTTTTCTATTATTCTTCCTTTAGAAGATATAATTTCAACAAAATACAAGCCGGAAGGTAATTCTGAAATATCGAGCATATTAGTAATTGTATCAAAATCTTTCACCTTCTTTCCATAAATATTAAATACGTTATAATGTTTTATCTGATCAGATAATCCTCTGAAATGTATCACCCCATCAGTAGGATTTGGATACACACTCACTCTTTCTGTTTTGTCGTCTTTTAACCCGGTACTGGCATCATCTGTACCAAGTTGTTGAAAGGTAGCATCTGCCTTATCAAGATCAGAGGAAATGGTTTCAACATACAATAAATTGTTTCTATGTCTGATGTATTTGTCAGTATACTGAAAAGATTGGAATGAAACCATCTTTGAGTTTGCAAGACCCGGTTGTTTATTAAATGTAGCTTCTGCTTCAAAATCTACACTATTATCATCTTGTGCCAACCACAATTCGCCATTCTGATATCTTAAATATTGTATTGGAAAATTTTTTGATTGAAACGATACCCCTGTTCCCGCCAAGCCTGGAACCATTTTCCAGTAACTATCATCAGCATCCGGCAGATAACTATCCATTCTCGCACGTGAGCTTTGATGACGAATAAATTTACCCGGCATATTATAACTTTCCCACGACACATAACCACCTGTTGGGTTAATCAACTCACCTTGCAACACAAAATCAAATTGCTGATAATCTGCACTTATCGAGCTATTTTGCTGAAGATTTGCTCCACTTTGAGTAGATCCATCTGCAATCTCAAGAACTTTGCTACTTCTCTTCGAAACAATATAATAATACCCATCTCCATTCTGATAGATGGAATACAAGTGACAATCTGCCGCATTTGGTTGCCACATCCCAACATTTGCACCATTTTCAGTAGAACAATTACTAATATCCAATGCTAAACCACCGGCTACAGCAACTATTGTATAATATCCACCTTCAGTTGCCTGTACAACCCATTTCTGACAGTCCAATCCATTATCGTCCCATTGATGTACATTGGCACCCGGTTTTTGCGAACAACCCGCTACATCCAAAGCTTTACCACTATGACGAGCCAGAATTTTATAAACTCCATTTGCCAATGTGCTCTTTTCAGGAAGTGTAGGTTCGCCTGAAGGAGCTTTCATCCGAAGTCCGGTAGGTATGGCCTCTCTGAAATCCGGTGTCCCATCCTCGTTCCAATATAATTGTTGCGCTCTCACAGATCTGGTATAATCGCAGGCACCTCCTTCTTCAGTAGTTGCATGATAGGCAAACCAGTCTTCTGTTCCATCAGGTGAGGTAAAAAAACAATGATGACCGGGTCCATAAACCTGTATTGACGTTTTCTTCACAAAAACAGGAGACGAATGTTTAGTCCAGGCAGCTGCATTTAATGGATCCTCTGTATCATCCATTGAAACCATTCCTAACAAATAATCAGGGGTCCAGCAACCATTAGCTGAATATACAACAAACACTTTACCACTTTTCTTAATCACCTCCGGTCCTTCGTTTACAGCACCGTTTGATTCCCAGGATTGATCAGGGCTGCTTAGTAATGTTCTTCCAGGTTTAAGGGTATAAGGATTAAGCATCTCAGCAATGTATATTCGCTGTGGTTTATCTCCATCAGATGGATTAGCCACACCTGACCAGATAAAATAATTGACATCATTCAATGTCAGAACTGTTCCATCAATTGCCCAATAATCAGCATATGAATCATATATTCTTCCTTTATTAACCCAATTCTGAGAGGTTGGATCGTCGTTACTATTTTCAATAACATATGTTCTTTGGCCACTGAGATTATTAATATCATTAGCTGTATAATAAATATACCATTTGTTATCCAACCGATGTAACTCCGGCGCCCAATATGCACAGCAGGGGCCACCTTTGGCAGGAGAGAATACTTCAACAGCAGGTGAAGATTTAAGTCCTTCTATGGTTTTTGATTTCTTTAAAACCACATTTCCTCCACTGGTTCCGGTGGCATAGTAGAAGCCATTGTAGGTTACAATATGCGGATCAGCCAAGTCATAAATTGGGTTGGTAAAATTCTGTGCATAGAAACTAATGCTCAGTAATAATGATATTAAACACAGGTATAATTTTTTCATAGAAAACTGATTTCGTGACGATTAAAAAGTTTAGTTTAAAACATTCTCAAACACCTTATTACAAACTATAATCAACAATAATTGCTGCATCACAAAATGTGAATGCAGCAATTCATAAAATCAGGGTTAAGTTTGACTAAAAGTTTACTAAGTGGATACATGAACCTTTTTTATAAGGGAATTGGCTCATGTATCCGATAAGCACTATTCTAAAAGTTTTATATAATATCCACCTACTACCGATCTGGCCTGGAATCCAACATGGCGGGCATCTGGTGTTTCATACCAGTCAGTCATTGGTACACGATCCTCGGTTTCAATAACAAACAAATGCAATGGATCGATAAACTGTTGAAACTCTTCCTTAGTATTTGCCATGGTAGCCGTCCAAACAATCCAATCCGATTTAGTATAGGTTCTACGGTTATCTAATGGCAAACCATATTTATTCTGTTTTGTCAGATAATAATCAATCTCTGTTTGAATAACTTCCTGAGGGAAAAGATTAAATCCAAGTAGTTTATCCCAAACCAGGTTATATTTCTGACTCCAGGTACCTGGCTTATCAAATGTCAGCTTATAATGATCACCATCTTTAGCCATTTCAATCCATTTACCAGCCATATCTTTGGCAGCAGTCATGTATTTTTCAGCTACATCTTTTTTATTCAACATAGAAGCAAGACGACTATAACCTGCAACACCCATAATTGCCTTAGCTGATAAATTCACATTATGTGCAAAGTGACCGGCAAAATCATCAGTACAAAGCTGGTTTTCAGGATCTAATCCATTTTCCAGCAAGTAATCAGCCCATACCGTTAAAACATCCCAATGTGCTGCTGCATAGTCAGCATTTCCTTCTGCATTAGCAATAGCAGCTGTTAATACAATCATATTACCACATTCTTCAACCGGCATATCACCACCATAAGTTTGGCCATTGGCTAACGGATAAGTACCAACATCGTGCGCAGCAAATGGCTTAGTCCACTTTCCACTTTCAGAGTAATAAAAGATTGGGTTTAACATTCCTTTTAATAAATCAGGATTGTATTTCAAATAAAGCGGTGCTGATGGATAAGTAACATCCACTGTTCCGATTGAACCATTACTAAAATTCTCTTTAGAAAGGAACAATATGTTACCACTCTTATCTTTTACTAATTTATGTGCAGCAATCGATTGACGGAAAGCCAGCACACACAAATCGGCATAATTTTTACCACCTGCTTCTAAAGCCTCATTCCATATTTTATTATCAAGATCACTACATTTATCTGAGATTACAGAAAAATCCTTTTCGGCAGCAACCATGGCATCTTTGAAAGAAACAGCTCCATCATTTGTCCACCATGCTTTAAGGTTATCGCCAAAATATTGGATTGACTCAACGTCATCATAAGCAATCATTAGCATTCCCTGGCTTGAAGAAGATTGAACCTTACCGAGGTTATCAACCAAATACATCGAAGTCATTTCTTTAACCGGACGATTGATAGTTGACTCAACATCAGAAGTGATTACACCATTGGAGATAAAATCCTGCTTAACGCCAAAATAATCACCTAATCCCATCTTCTTTGTCTCCGATTGGTGAGAAGCCAGATAAGCATATCCCCAATCAATACGCACGTTATCACCTTTGCGTTTTAGAACAGCTTGTTCTGTTGTACCAGCTTTCACATAACTGATTTCATCAAACTGACCTTTTGAAACCTCTACCTCTTGCGCAGGTTGATTCACTGCCCACTCCGGTGTCATTTCAAAAAACACCTGTACTTCGTGAGCTTGTCCGTCTTTAGATTCAACATCGTAGGTAACATAGTTAACCGGACGTGACAAGATATCTAAATCACCAGGTAACAATGGTGAGATAAATTTTACCTTTAAATCTACTGGCCCACAAGTAAATGAATAATGTGTTTGAGTAGCAGTTAGTTCAACCTTATTTTGTACTGCTGTTTGAGCAAAAGCCTGTGATTGATCATTTTCGACATAAATACCAAAGTCAAGATAGGACAAACCACCTCTGTCGCGACAATGAGCTGCAAATACATTTTCACCTTCACCAGAAAGGAAGGAAGGATCAATCTCAATGATTTGTTTGTCACGAGCTCTGTTACCTGTGTTCAGAATCTCTTTCCCATTTAGATATAATTCAAAATCATCGTCGTGCGAATATTTTAAGTAAGCTTTGGTTACATTGGATAAGTCAATAGCAGGAACAACTCTTCTCACCCAGATATTTTCTGTTTCCCAAACAGTTTTAGCATCCTGATTACCAGCGTTACCAAATGCACCTACTCCTGATTTCCACGATTTATCATTAAAATCATTGTTAATCCAGTTTTTAGAAGGTTCGTCCATTGTATATTTACCTTCCCATGCCACTTCATCAGCCATTGGAACAATAGATTTTAATGGTATATCTTCTTTCCCCAGAAAACGATAAACCTGTCCATCCACTCTAATTGCTCCAATCAAAGAATGAGTTTTACCTGTCCAGTGACGTACCGGAGTATCAAACAACTGATCAGACATTGACCAGGCACTTGTATACGGGTCAATGGTAACCAATGGGTAGGCTGGTGCCCTTAACTCGGTTGTTATTGACTCCTGTTTCGTTGAGCTCACATTACACGAGGTGAAGAAAGCACATAATACAGCAAAGCCATATGAACCTTGTTTTATTAACCTTTTTACTTTCATTACTGTTAAATTAGTTTTATACTTTTTTAATTGTTGATTGATCTTATTTCATAAAAACAACTCTGCATTTAATACAATTAATCACCTGAAAACACTCATCGAAAAAGGTTTTATTCAAGTTGTATTGAAAAAATCAACAAAAAAAGCCGCACAATCAGGTTTGTGCAGCTTCTATAAATAATAAATGATACAGGTTCTAAGAGATATGTTTATCTAAAAATTTTATTTGATTACTTGCATTAACGCCGGACAACCACTTGCGTCATATACTTCAACATCTCCTTCAGGGCAAGGGATACCAAAATTTTTGAATGTCAGATTTCTTTTATCCCTGTTACTCCATGCTGTATTTATATTTTTAAGTAACCAATCACGATACTGAGGCTGATTACAATTGCTTAAATCGGCAATGTACTGTGCAAAAATGGCTGCATAAATACCCTGTTCAATGCCATTTTCAAATGGAAAGAACCCATTAGCATCACACATACTATTTTTCACATAATCAGCTGCCAAAACAGCATTCTTCAAACAACTATCCTGTTCGGTTATCTGATATAAGATAACACCTGCTCCAATACACGTAGCCTGATTATATAGATGCATTCTCCAGGCAGGTTCACCATCTCCATGTTTTGAATCAGCCACCGCACCTGTATGTTTATTAAATAAATTATCGTTGGACCAGTTATAAATCTCTTTTGACTTATCCAGATAATGCGTTTTCCCGGTTATCTGATACAATAAGGCTGAAGCAATAACAGTTGGATAATTAATACAAGCCATCTTTCCTTTCCATTCATCACGTTTCCATCCCCATCTCATTCCACCTTTTTCTGTATCATACGATCCTCTGTCATCGATTCCTTTTGAACCATACCATACTCTATCGAAGCCTGATATGGCAAGTTCGAGGTACTTTTTTTCTCCGGTAATAACATAGGCTCTGCTTAACGATATTACCCACCACATTATATCATCGTAGATAAACCATTCTGTTGTGTTGTTCCAATTGAAATTATCATACTGCCCACATGCACCTTCATAAATCTCATGAATCAGATTCAGGTATTGAGGATCGTTCGTGCGTTTATATGCATTCATAATCATATCCCAGTATATAGCCTGTGTCCATATTGCCGCTCTATCTTTTACATCTGTGGATTTGTTATATACTTTTGTTGTTTCATTATAAAAAGCATTATTAAAAGCTTTCAAACAAACAGTTGCATCATCATCGGTAAAACTTTGATTCTTTTCTGAACCAGAATTGTTATTACATTGATTACCGGAAATCGTCAGTACCAGTAACAGAGAGAATAAGAATTTCATTTTTATATTATTTCTTAGATTTTTATTCAATATCAAGATATATCACACCTCACACAATTTATTTCTTTCTGGTTCTAAAGACCATTAATTGAATACCACATACGATAATGATGATAACCAGCATCAATGATCCAGTTAATTGAACGCCAAAAAATCCAAGTCCATCACTGATCCCTGACTTTCTTGCATTATAAGACATTAATATTAACATGAAAGCAGAAGCCAGAATTTGACTCAAAACACTAATTGCACAAACCATCCGGAATCTTAGTTTTATCTTTCTTTTTAAAGCTTTATTACCTGCAGCTAGTTGAAAGATTACTGGTAAAATGAAAAGAACAAGAAGAACTGTGGCAATAAATTTTATCATCATAGAAAGAAACTAAAAATTATTAAAGCATCTCCTAACTCTTTTGAGTCGAAAGAATAAGTTTTTGGCAGTTCTATCATCCAATAAAAAACACAGGGTGCTGCATAACTTTGCAACACCCTGTAAAATATTTTAAACAGATAATTACCATTCTATTGCCTGATCCTCATCCGGAATCTGTGTGTTTATACTTCTATGAAGAATAACTGTACCTCTCACGGTATAATTAATCTCAGCACCAACAACAGAAGTGTAATCAGTAAAATTATAATCTATATTACTTATTGTAAGATAACGATCTATGATATATGGATAATCGTAATTAGGAGTTTCTTCAATACTATATTCAGGAATACTGTTAGAAATAAAATTGATATTTGGATCATCTGCAGTAAGAGTTACTGTATTGTCACTATTAAAGGTTGCAACAATCTTATAATGTCCACGATCAATATTATCTTCATCCACTGTACCAGCATAAAAGAAAGCTGAAGATTCATCTACCACATAAAACATGGTTGTATTACGAACAATCGCAGCTTCT contains:
- a CDS encoding sulfatase-like hydrolase/transferase, with amino-acid sequence MRKLLLLIFSIAILYGCTDNKQKSPNIILIFIDDMGWADLSCFGNLDAQTPNIDKLASKGICFDQFYVNSPICSPSRVAISTGTYPQRWNITSFLAESNYNKQRGLANWLDPSAPMLARSLKNAGYTTGHFGKWHMGGQRDVADAPTIDQYGFDQSLTNFEGMGAKLLPLTKDETGTVGKIWQDAERLGTPFTWMQRSEITSGFINSAIAFMDDAFKNDKPFYVNIWPDDVHSPYWPPYEEYGVAKEAGKRGLYLAVLEAMDKQFGQLFDYIQSNDELKNNTLILLCSDNGPELGAGQAGNLKGYKTHLYEGGIRSSLIAWGPSFISKEAEGTRNQSSCFSAIDITPSLLEFADVANTKQNYDGESMIQTILGKSNQSRQAPIFYSRPPDRKNYYNFENLPDLAMRDGDWKLLCDYDGSRPELYNIVNDPSESTNLAVDNPEKVEQMAQMVVSWYRSMPVLNDTIK
- a CDS encoding family 43 glycosylhydrolase; translated protein: MKKLYLLFTFIVISFSVMAQGVFTNPLSPNSQADPYVTYYEGFYYYTYTTGDHVEIRKSATLEGITAAQPVAAWKSWEEPAMNGPCWAPELHHINGKWYIYTTGIVPGTDQMRVIVLEGDNPQGTFSYKANLAGGIDATILKHPDGGLYMIWMRHEGTSLTNISIAPMNSPTSLAGEWTQISWPNIDHWYDWEKRDQNCNEGPQIIQRNGKIFLIYSASASWTQWYCLGMFTCSDGNVMNASSWVKSPEPVFQKSDANGVYGVGHASLTISPDGKEDWICYHGMSTPNAGWEGREPRIQRFTWNYDGTPNFGIPVANGVPIAVPANGRFVKLESASNPGYFVRHMSSRGRIDAEISILPDCQFKIVQGLADENSVSIEASNFPGNYLRHRNGEIWMDANDNSTLFKNDATWHLRSGLSDDEGISFESFNFPGRYIIQRNSLLYNEDPNTNLNDATFFDITTSVNGGLNIGNDLFIEAENYSLSNGVVKETCSEGGLNITLNSYKYTRYEVFIPKSGEYQVEVRVASDQNDCVLNMMNESGSQLYCDFTINSTGGLQNYNSVTANVNLQEGLQTFTFITSTGGININWIKLTENPISTGINESELPNTDDELIKLYPNPTDNFVTIETDSPLNITIFDINGQVVKQIHINKTQKVDLSYLSQGIYFVMAENQTKRSTHKLIIN
- a CDS encoding GH92 family glycosyl hydrolase, with translation MVKRSIALLLLIINISVFGVKAQDYAPVDFVNTLMGTDSEFKLSAGNTYPAIALPWGMNFWTPQTSRIGDGWVYNYDAYKIRGFKQTHQPSPWINDYGQFSLFPLTGDLKIKGDDRESWFSHKAETAKPHYYKVYLADYDVTTEITPTERAAMFRFTFPENDQSYVLIDAFDHGSYIKLIPEEKKIIGYTTRNSGGVPENFKNYFVVEFDKAFETSDVWSKDQLVPEVKELKDYHVGAAIRFKTAKGEQVHAKVASSFISFEQAELNLKELGNNSFDELKSAGEKVWNEELSRIKVDGGSEQQIRTFYSCLYRVLLFPRKFYEFDKDGKVVHYSPYNGKVLPGYMFTDNGFWDTFRAVFPFFNLMYPSLNEKIQEGLANTYKESGWLPEWASPGHRDCMIGSNSATIVADAWLKGGRGYDIDALWDAVVKNTQSVGPLHSVGRFGAEYYNKLGYVPYNVGVNENVARTLEYAFADYCIYQLGKSLGKPESEIEIYAKRSMNYKNVFDKESKLMRGRNEDGTFQSPFSPFKWGDAFTEGNSWHYTWSVFHDVQGLIDLMGGKEDFVKMLDSVFVVPPVFDDSYYGGVIHEIREMQIMNMGNYAHGNQPIQHMIYLYDFAGQPWKTQYWVRQVMDRLYNPNADGYCGDEDNGQTSAWYVFSSMGFYPVTPAVDEYVLGAPLFKNITVTLENGKTIEIKAPENGKDNVYINKMMMNGKAYDKNYLKYEDLMNGAAIEFEMTKDPNQKRGSKKSAFPYSFSNK